One window from the genome of Salisaeta longa DSM 21114 encodes:
- a CDS encoding lycopene cyclase domain-containing protein, with protein sequence MIPPFLMGRLAMTYWQFHVVFLLPPIALLALTLPASLNGVSARRRRWALPTICLIAFCYTTPWDNYLVYRNVWGYGPERVLATIGYVPVEEYAFFILQPILTGLFLYHWLARWTTDWQPQRPIDHHPGPRWVGAAVWGLLSIAGWALIAWSDPSGLYMGLILGWACPVIAGMWLYGGSVLWAHRRIIAYTVGLPTLYLWIADTTAIGLNIWYINDQYTLGVDLLGVLPIEEATFFLMTNILVVQGTLLFLIDLPEALTKRHRVLSSNA encoded by the coding sequence GTGATTCCTCCGTTTCTGATGGGCCGGCTCGCCATGACCTACTGGCAGTTTCATGTTGTTTTTCTTCTACCACCGATCGCGCTCCTGGCGCTCACCCTACCGGCGTCATTAAACGGCGTGAGTGCCCGCCGCCGACGCTGGGCCCTGCCCACCATTTGCCTCATCGCTTTCTGTTACACCACGCCGTGGGACAACTACCTGGTGTACCGCAATGTGTGGGGCTACGGCCCCGAGCGTGTGCTGGCGACCATCGGCTACGTCCCGGTTGAAGAGTATGCCTTCTTCATTCTCCAACCCATCCTCACCGGGCTTTTTCTGTACCACTGGCTGGCGCGATGGACCACCGACTGGCAGCCACAGCGTCCTATCGACCACCACCCGGGGCCGCGCTGGGTGGGAGCCGCCGTGTGGGGTCTTCTCTCCATAGCAGGCTGGGCCCTCATCGCGTGGTCTGACCCAAGCGGCCTGTACATGGGGCTCATTCTAGGATGGGCCTGCCCCGTCATTGCCGGTATGTGGCTGTACGGCGGATCGGTGCTGTGGGCGCACCGGCGGATTATTGCCTACACCGTAGGGCTGCCCACCCTGTACCTGTGGATTGCCGATACCACCGCCATCGGCCTCAATATCTGGTACATCAACGATCAGTATACGCTCGGCGTCGATCTGCTGGGCGTCTTACCCATTGAAGAAGCCACATTCTTTTTAATGACAAATATACTCGTCGTACAAGGAACGCTTCTCTTCTTGATCGACCTGCCCGAGGCACTCACCAAACGCCACCGGGTCCTGTCCTCTAACGCATAG
- a CDS encoding phytoene desaturase family protein — protein sequence MFRYRNSAKLTPVHAVTYDVITIGAGHNGLITSAYLAQAGYRVAVFERRDVVGGAVSTKEIVPGYRFDLGGSAHILIRLTPIVEELGLSHYGLEYIDLDPMFFAPFPDDDALFIYRDLERTVDHLNERFPGQGDAYRRFVDDWRDFSLSMRDMFLSAPNPLNLGKNLGGARTPMAWDASLRRILRPYGTVVQDYFSEPKVQAPLAWMAAQSGPPPTEPLTGPFALWHPLYHEGGVARPRGGSGMLTQALRQHIEAHGGAVFTNTPIDEILVERGRATGVRWGDETATARAVVAATHAKETFDYLLPRAYRPEAADGLRIGNGFGAMLRLALDTPVEYRAAPGREARVGLQLLCRDLQQINAAYGEYLGGRPSSDPPIVAMTFSAADDTLAPPGGEVLWLWGQYFPYELANGDTWEEIAPRVANTLIDTFEQYAPGTRASIVGQLFQHPEWLEKHLGLFRGNVMHLEMSIDQMFAARPALGLANYKGPVPGLFLTGASTHPGGGIMGASGRNAARVVLKALS from the coding sequence ATGTTTCGTTATCGCAACTCTGCAAAATTAACGCCCGTACATGCCGTGACGTACGATGTCATCACGATCGGAGCGGGGCATAACGGCCTCATCACGAGTGCCTATCTGGCGCAGGCCGGGTATCGGGTGGCGGTTTTTGAGCGCCGCGACGTGGTTGGGGGCGCGGTATCTACCAAAGAGATCGTGCCCGGCTACCGGTTTGACCTGGGCGGAAGCGCCCACATCTTGATCCGCCTCACGCCTATTGTCGAGGAGCTGGGGCTGTCGCACTACGGGTTGGAGTACATCGACCTCGACCCGATGTTTTTCGCGCCGTTTCCCGACGACGATGCGTTGTTTATCTACCGGGATTTGGAGCGGACGGTCGACCATCTCAATGAACGCTTTCCCGGACAGGGCGACGCCTACCGCCGCTTTGTAGACGACTGGCGGGACTTCTCGCTCTCGATGCGCGACATGTTTCTGTCGGCGCCCAACCCGCTGAACCTGGGCAAAAACCTGGGCGGGGCCCGCACGCCGATGGCCTGGGACGCGTCGCTGCGCCGCATCTTGCGGCCCTACGGCACGGTGGTGCAGGACTACTTTAGCGAGCCGAAGGTGCAAGCGCCCCTCGCGTGGATGGCCGCACAGTCGGGGCCGCCCCCCACCGAACCGCTCACCGGTCCGTTTGCGCTCTGGCATCCGCTGTATCATGAAGGCGGCGTAGCGCGCCCACGGGGCGGTTCGGGGATGCTCACGCAGGCGCTGCGGCAACATATTGAGGCGCACGGCGGTGCAGTATTTACGAATACGCCCATCGACGAAATTCTTGTCGAGCGTGGGCGGGCGACCGGCGTGCGATGGGGCGATGAGACCGCCACAGCCCGTGCGGTGGTCGCCGCCACCCACGCGAAGGAGACCTTCGATTATTTGCTGCCCCGGGCGTATCGCCCTGAGGCGGCCGATGGGTTGCGCATCGGCAACGGCTTTGGCGCGATGCTTCGGCTTGCGCTCGATACGCCGGTGGAATACCGCGCGGCCCCCGGGCGTGAAGCGCGCGTCGGGTTGCAGCTCTTATGCCGCGACCTGCAGCAGATCAACGCCGCATATGGCGAATACCTGGGCGGGCGCCCCTCCTCCGACCCGCCGATCGTGGCCATGACGTTCAGCGCGGCCGACGACACGCTCGCGCCGCCCGGTGGCGAGGTCTTGTGGCTGTGGGGGCAATATTTTCCGTACGAGCTGGCCAACGGGGACACCTGGGAGGAGATTGCGCCCCGCGTTGCCAACACCCTAATCGACACGTTTGAGCAGTACGCGCCGGGCACCCGAGCATCCATCGTGGGGCAGCTCTTTCAACACCCCGAGTGGCTGGAAAAGCACCTGGGGCTGTTTCGAGGCAATGTGATGCACCTGGAGATGAGCATCGACCAGATGTTTGCCGCGCGGCCCGCGCTGGGTCTGGCCAATTACAAGGGCCCCGTGCCCGGTCTCTTTCTAACGGGGGCCAGCACGCACCCAGGCGGTGGCATTATGGGTGCCTCGGGCCGCAACGCCGCCCGCGTTGTACTGAAGGCGCTCAGCTAG
- a CDS encoding cyclase family protein encodes MDLIDISRPAHPSTAAWPGDQPFNWSWTARMGAGAAVNVGAYTASTHHATHVDAPLHYTDGGADVTTWPLAAFVGPAEVVKVTDDRIEPSAVAEVRAPRVLFQTSHSNQPSDVWHDDFPAIAPATIEALAARGTVLIGTDAPSVDPVDSKTLPAHQALGTHRIPNLENLDLSGVAPGRYRLLAMPLYMPGADAAPVRAVLAPRE; translated from the coding sequence ATGGACCTCATCGATATCTCGCGGCCCGCGCATCCGTCGACAGCGGCATGGCCGGGCGACCAACCCTTCAACTGGTCGTGGACGGCTCGTATGGGGGCGGGCGCCGCGGTGAACGTGGGCGCGTACACCGCAAGCACGCATCATGCCACCCACGTGGATGCGCCGCTGCACTACACGGACGGCGGGGCTGATGTGACAACGTGGCCCCTTGCGGCCTTTGTGGGGCCGGCCGAGGTGGTGAAGGTGACGGACGATCGTATTGAGCCGTCGGCCGTGGCGGAGGTGCGCGCCCCACGCGTGCTGTTTCAAACGTCCCACAGCAATCAGCCGTCAGATGTATGGCACGACGACTTTCCGGCCATTGCGCCGGCAACCATTGAGGCCCTTGCGGCGCGGGGAACCGTGCTCATTGGCACCGATGCGCCATCCGTAGATCCTGTCGATAGCAAAACGTTGCCCGCGCATCAGGCCTTGGGCACGCACCGCATTCCCAACCTTGAAAACCTGGATCTAAGCGGCGTTGCTCCGGGCCGCTATCGGCTACTGGCAATGCCGCTTTACATGCCGGGGGCCGACGCGGCTCCGGTGCGGGCGGTCCTTGCGCCACGCGAGTAA
- a CDS encoding baeRF7 domain-containing protein, whose product MDRFSRDHLRQLAEHQGAPCASIYLPSVRHESDAAQNVIRYKNLLRDVRDQLRAQDYREPAIDDLLDEARRKIDDTAFWRHMAEGLAVFIDASGTRFFRLPLSFDEVAVVGSRFHLKPLFPILATNNRFYILALHKSNVRLYQGTHQAIGLIDSDAIPDDIVEAVRQYEDAERELQQHTANRTSRGRQDAAFHGHTASEDDSARAHEELRRFFQQIDDGIQEQINDDSVPMVLAGVAEYLPVYREVNSYSGLVADDIIAGNPEDMREDQLHEQAWAMVEPIFLETQKEALDAFDQYFHQDGGALASEDFHEIVPACVYSRVDTLFVPIGQHRWGRFDATDNVVTLHDERTGDNEDLLNYAAVQAYLNGATVHALRPENMPGGRSIAATFRFPADVSAAERG is encoded by the coding sequence ATGGATCGTTTCAGCAGAGATCACCTTCGTCAGTTGGCCGAACATCAGGGCGCGCCCTGTGCCTCCATCTATCTTCCCAGCGTTCGGCACGAATCGGATGCGGCGCAGAATGTCATCCGGTACAAGAATCTGCTGCGCGACGTGCGCGACCAACTCCGCGCGCAGGACTATCGCGAGCCGGCTATCGACGACCTGTTGGACGAAGCGCGCCGCAAGATTGACGATACGGCGTTCTGGCGCCACATGGCCGAAGGGCTGGCGGTGTTCATTGACGCGTCCGGCACGCGCTTCTTCCGCCTTCCGCTCTCCTTTGACGAGGTGGCGGTTGTGGGATCGCGCTTCCATCTGAAGCCGCTCTTTCCCATCCTGGCGACCAACAACCGCTTTTACATCCTGGCGCTGCACAAGAGCAATGTGCGCTTGTACCAGGGCACGCATCAGGCCATTGGGCTCATTGACAGCGATGCAATTCCCGATGACATCGTGGAGGCGGTGCGCCAGTACGAGGATGCCGAGCGCGAGCTACAGCAGCACACGGCAAACCGGACGAGCCGCGGTCGACAAGACGCGGCCTTTCATGGGCACACGGCCTCCGAGGATGACAGCGCCCGTGCCCACGAGGAGCTGCGGCGCTTCTTCCAACAGATCGATGACGGCATCCAGGAGCAGATCAATGACGACTCGGTGCCGATGGTCCTGGCGGGGGTTGCGGAGTATCTGCCGGTGTACCGCGAGGTCAATTCGTACAGCGGCCTTGTCGCAGACGACATCATTGCTGGGAATCCCGAAGACATGCGCGAGGACCAGCTTCATGAGCAGGCATGGGCGATGGTTGAGCCGATCTTTCTGGAGACGCAGAAGGAGGCGCTCGATGCATTCGATCAGTATTTCCACCAGGACGGCGGTGCCTTGGCCTCCGAGGACTTCCATGAGATTGTGCCGGCGTGCGTGTACAGCCGCGTTGACACGCTGTTTGTGCCCATCGGACAGCATCGCTGGGGCCGCTTCGATGCGACCGACAACGTTGTGACCCTTCACGACGAGCGCACGGGCGACAACGAGGACCTGCTGAACTACGCGGCGGTACAGGCCTATCTAAACGGTGCGACGGTGCACGCGCTGCGGCCGGAGAACATGCCGGGCGGGCGCAGTATTGCGGCCACGTTCCGCTTTCCGGCCGACGTGTCGGCGGCCGAACGCGGCTAA